From Amycolatopsis sp. cg9, one genomic window encodes:
- the rpmE gene encoding 50S ribosomal protein L31, with the protein MKSGIHPEYVVTNVNCDCGNSFTTRSTKTSGNIHVEICSNCHPFYTGKQKIMDTGGRVARFEARYGKRQKKADAK; encoded by the coding sequence ATGAAGAGCGGTATTCACCCCGAGTACGTGGTCACGAACGTGAACTGCGACTGCGGCAACAGCTTCACCACGCGCAGCACCAAGACCAGCGGCAACATCCACGTCGAGATCTGCTCGAACTGCCACCCGTTCTACACGGGCAAGCAGAAGATCATGGACACCGGTGGCCGGGTCGCGCGCTTCGAGGCTCGCTACGGCAAGCGCCAGAAGAAGGCCGACGCCAAGTAG
- a CDS encoding glycosyltransferase family 2 protein, with the protein MAIEPIVRRRVAFVFPIYDEEANIDLLHRTVDDVTAPLAGRYDFSFLYVDDGSRDSSLERLTELAAADARVTVVELSRNFGHQMAVTAGLDLVDADAVIIMDSDLQDPPRVALELLEEWERGYDVVYAQRRSRRDSPFKKFTASAFYWFLRKMAAVDIPKNTGDFRLIDRKVVDELRKYRERDRFLRGLVSYVGFKQTAVLFDRDKRHAGVTGYPLTKMLRFAADGILGFSTTPLRMITRMGSLISLLSFLGVLYVVGVKLLAPQTAVPGWAFITIAMFFLGGIQIIMLGVLGSYIGRTYSQVQNRPLYTVAAVRTGVTEDSRSVAR; encoded by the coding sequence GTGGCCATCGAGCCGATCGTGCGCCGCCGGGTCGCGTTCGTCTTCCCGATCTACGACGAGGAAGCGAACATCGACCTGCTGCACCGCACGGTCGACGACGTCACCGCACCCCTGGCCGGACGGTACGACTTCAGCTTCCTCTACGTCGACGACGGCAGCCGCGACAGCTCGCTCGAGCGGCTGACCGAACTCGCCGCCGCCGACGCCCGCGTCACCGTCGTCGAACTGTCGCGCAACTTCGGCCACCAGATGGCCGTCACCGCGGGCCTCGACCTGGTCGACGCCGACGCCGTCATCATCATGGACAGCGACCTGCAGGACCCGCCGCGGGTGGCGCTCGAACTGCTCGAGGAATGGGAGCGGGGCTACGACGTCGTCTACGCCCAACGCCGGTCCCGCCGGGATTCGCCGTTCAAGAAGTTCACCGCGAGCGCGTTCTACTGGTTCCTGCGGAAAATGGCCGCCGTCGACATCCCCAAGAACACCGGGGACTTCCGGCTCATCGACCGCAAAGTCGTCGACGAACTGCGCAAGTACCGCGAACGCGATCGATTCCTGCGCGGGCTCGTCAGCTACGTCGGCTTCAAGCAGACCGCGGTTCTCTTCGATCGCGACAAACGGCACGCCGGCGTCACCGGCTACCCCTTGACCAAAATGCTGCGCTTCGCCGCCGACGGCATCCTCGGGTTCTCGACGACGCCGCTGCGAATGATCACTCGAATGGGTTCGCTGATCTCGCTGCTCAGCTTCCTCGGCGTGCTCTACGTCGTCGGCGTCAAACTGCTCGCGCCCCAAACCGCCGTGCCCGGCTGGGCGTTCATCACCATCGCGATGTTCTTCCTCGGCGGCATCCAGATCATCATGCTCGGCGTCCTCGGCAGCTACATCGGCCGCACGTACTCGCAGGTCCAGAACCGGCCGCTGTACACCGTCGCGGCCGTGCGGACCGGGGTCACCGAGGACAGCCGGAGCGTCGCCCGATGA
- a CDS encoding mannosyltransferase family protein, with the protein MTSTAVPPQTTGEVAPERSEAARHDRWAWVNGDFARVFAIVLAWNVVLIAVAWLFGSSGPTSEGLPKTGIGSTLSLLSHTYRWDAGDYGEIARHAYTGDYVPTRAFYPVFPILVWLVQTVSFGTLGLLVAGFVVNLAATWLAAVALLKIARHFFDGERAPWLVVAAFLTAPAAFFLHSFYSEAVFCALGFWAYLFALRRQWLWMGLTLIPLTASRVTAVLFVGLCFLEFWRSEGWKPRGLLSWHLLWFPAAFLGLGGVMLYMKLQTGDALASFHALDGAKSWAYHKFAPNFLATLWDEAKITGHALLGDTPMSEWTLMSHVLPMIGLGLLFASSVYVLVALRSKGVPLALFGFASIALLTVNSNVVSVHRYLLPCLVMYVALVLFGERRPRLRGAVHVVLYANALICAAIYLRFITGFWAG; encoded by the coding sequence ATGACTAGCACCGCCGTCCCACCGCAGACGACCGGCGAGGTGGCGCCCGAACGCTCCGAGGCCGCCCGCCACGACCGCTGGGCCTGGGTGAACGGCGACTTCGCCCGCGTCTTCGCGATCGTGCTCGCCTGGAACGTCGTGCTGATCGCCGTGGCTTGGCTGTTCGGCTCGTCCGGCCCCACCAGCGAAGGCCTCCCGAAGACCGGCATCGGCTCGACGCTGAGCCTCCTGTCGCACACCTACCGCTGGGACGCCGGCGACTACGGCGAGATCGCCCGGCACGCCTACACCGGCGACTACGTCCCGACGCGGGCCTTCTACCCGGTGTTCCCGATCCTGGTCTGGCTGGTGCAGACCGTCAGCTTCGGCACGCTCGGCCTGCTCGTCGCCGGTTTCGTGGTCAACCTGGCGGCCACCTGGCTGGCCGCGGTGGCGCTGCTGAAGATCGCCCGGCACTTCTTCGACGGCGAGCGGGCCCCGTGGCTGGTCGTCGCGGCGTTCCTCACCGCGCCCGCCGCCTTCTTCCTGCACTCGTTCTACAGCGAGGCGGTGTTCTGCGCGCTGGGCTTCTGGGCCTACCTGTTCGCGTTGCGCCGCCAATGGCTGTGGATGGGCCTGACGCTCATCCCGCTGACGGCGTCCCGCGTCACCGCGGTGCTGTTCGTCGGCCTGTGCTTCCTGGAGTTCTGGCGGTCGGAGGGCTGGAAGCCCCGCGGGCTGCTGTCGTGGCACCTGCTGTGGTTCCCGGCGGCCTTCCTCGGCCTCGGCGGCGTGATGCTCTACATGAAGCTCCAGACCGGGGACGCGCTGGCGAGCTTCCACGCCCTCGACGGCGCGAAGAGCTGGGCGTACCACAAGTTCGCCCCGAACTTCCTCGCCACGCTCTGGGACGAAGCCAAGATCACCGGACACGCGCTGCTCGGGGACACCCCGATGAGCGAGTGGACGCTGATGAGCCACGTGCTGCCGATGATCGGCCTGGGGCTGCTGTTCGCGTCCTCGGTCTACGTCCTGGTGGCCCTGCGGTCGAAGGGCGTCCCGCTCGCGCTGTTCGGGTTCGCGTCGATCGCGCTGCTGACGGTGAACAGCAACGTCGTGTCGGTGCACCGCTACCTGTTACCGTGCCTGGTCATGTACGTGGCGCTGGTCCTGTTCGGCGAGCGCCGCCCGCGGCTGCGCGGCGCGGTGCACGTGGTCCTGTACGCGAACGCGCTGATCTGCGCGGCGATCTACCTCCGCTTCATCACCGGCTTCTGGGCCGGCTGA
- a CDS encoding VOC family protein, translating to MRIKHQVVTFDAADLAAESRFWAGVLGGEVDEDGDWHMVMVAGAPRVGVQLAPDHVPPEWPGGPTKQQVHLDLWVEDFAEAHEHVTALGATVLKPAAGATSGDDFQVYADPAGHPFCLCWLVRGA from the coding sequence ATGCGGATCAAGCACCAGGTCGTCACCTTCGACGCCGCCGACCTCGCGGCCGAGAGCCGCTTCTGGGCGGGCGTGCTCGGCGGCGAGGTGGACGAGGACGGCGACTGGCACATGGTCATGGTGGCCGGGGCCCCGCGGGTCGGGGTGCAGCTCGCCCCCGACCACGTGCCGCCCGAGTGGCCCGGCGGTCCGACCAAGCAGCAGGTGCACCTCGACCTGTGGGTGGAGGACTTCGCCGAAGCGCACGAGCACGTCACGGCCCTCGGCGCCACGGTGCTGAAACCGGCGGCCGGGGCCACGAGCGGGGACGACTTCCAGGTCTACGCCGACCCGGCCGGGCACCCCTTCTGCCTGTGCTGGCTGGTGCGCGGGGCTTAG
- the prfA gene encoding peptide chain release factor 1, producing the protein MDSSSLKGLLAEHAELETQLADPAVHADQARARKLGRRYAELTPVVRAVHELDTARDDLTAAKEMAAEDAEFAAEAEELAAKIPELESKLTELLLPRDPYDSSDVVMEIKSGEGGEESALFAGDLLRMYLRYAERHGWKAEVLDSVDSDLGGFKDVTLSIKTKAADVDGVWSRLKFEGGVHRVQRVPATESQGRIHTSASGVLIYPEPEEVEVEIDPNDLRIDVFRSSGPGGQSVNTTDSAVRITHLPTGIVVSCQNEKSQIQNRARALQVLQARLQAIAEEEAAAKASDARKSQVRTVDRSERIRTYNFPENRISDHRVNYKAYNLDQVLDGDLDGVLDALATADREERLAASAG; encoded by the coding sequence GTGGATTCGAGCTCGCTCAAGGGGCTGCTCGCCGAACACGCGGAGCTGGAGACCCAGCTGGCGGACCCGGCGGTGCACGCCGACCAGGCGCGCGCCCGCAAGCTCGGCCGCCGCTACGCCGAGCTGACGCCGGTGGTGCGCGCCGTCCACGAGCTCGACACGGCCCGCGACGACCTCACGGCCGCCAAGGAGATGGCCGCGGAGGACGCGGAGTTCGCCGCGGAGGCCGAAGAGCTGGCCGCGAAGATCCCCGAGCTGGAGTCGAAGCTCACCGAGCTGCTGCTCCCGCGTGACCCGTACGACAGCTCCGACGTGGTGATGGAGATCAAGTCCGGCGAGGGCGGCGAGGAGTCGGCGCTGTTCGCCGGCGACCTCCTGCGCATGTACCTGCGCTACGCCGAGCGCCACGGCTGGAAGGCGGAGGTCCTCGACTCGGTCGACTCCGACCTGGGCGGCTTCAAGGACGTCACGCTGTCGATCAAGACGAAGGCGGCCGACGTCGACGGCGTCTGGTCCCGCCTCAAGTTCGAGGGCGGTGTCCACCGCGTCCAGCGCGTGCCGGCGACCGAGTCGCAGGGCCGCATCCACACGTCCGCGTCCGGGGTGCTGATCTACCCGGAACCGGAGGAGGTCGAGGTCGAGATCGACCCCAACGACCTGCGCATCGACGTGTTCCGGTCCTCGGGGCCCGGCGGCCAGAGCGTCAACACGACCGACTCGGCGGTGCGGATCACCCACCTGCCGACCGGCATCGTCGTCTCCTGCCAGAACGAGAAGTCCCAGATCCAGAACCGCGCCCGCGCCCTGCAGGTCCTGCAGGCCCGCCTGCAGGCGATCGCGGAGGAAGAGGCGGCGGCGAAGGCCTCGGACGCCCGCAAGTCCCAGGTCCGCACGGTCGACCGCTCGGAGCGGATCCGGACGTACAACTTCCCGGAGAACCGGATTTCGGACCACCGGGTGAACTACAAGGCCTACAACCTGGACCAGGTGCTGGACGGCGACCTGGACGGGGTGCTGGACGCGCTGGCGACGGCGGACCGCGAAGAGCGGCTGGCGGCTTCGGCGGGCTAA